Part of the Salvelinus namaycush isolate Seneca unplaced genomic scaffold, SaNama_1.0 Scaffold1341, whole genome shotgun sequence genome is shown below.
agtttttttttaatccaCTCAATTGTCTCTACATAGAATATAGTGTTAATAACCAGTTCCTTACAGATCTGTCTTTGTCCTCAGGTAGATGAACCTCCTTCTTATTAACTCTTCCACTCCCAAAGACCCAGCTGAGCCAGCCTCCACTGTTATTGTGAACAGCAGGGGTCTCAGGCTCAGCCACCGGCCGGCTGCCAGTCTGGCACTGAGGGTTGGCCTTGGAGTGTTCCGGCTTGGTGATGGACATCATAGCAGGATGCTCAACATATCTAAGTCGGACATCTGTAATAAGTGGGAGAAGTCAGGCCACTCTGCTCATGTCACCATACAGAACAATTACTAGCTGACAGGTAGAAACGTCTCGCTCTGATACTCTGTTACAACCCAATCTTAACCTACACGCAGTCACAGGGATAACTGGGAGGTTACTCCAGGACTCTGCGATCAACAATTCCCTGCATATTATGCGAGGGCTTACAAATTTGACCAATCACCAAACAATTTCTGCATAAAATAGTCACATCATCACAATATTATCGCATAGAACTGACCCATTACCACAGTACAAAAAGAGGGCTcgcaatttcaaccaatcaccgcacatttactgcataatatggttcaatcaagccacaCGTCAACACAGTTTTTTCCCTTGTCAGCGCATTTTTGCAACAAATTGGACAAAACAAATGCATATTGCTATGCAAAATGTTATAATTGTTGCTGCAAAATCTAGCATATTTATCCGCAAATATCAAAAAAATCCATGCGAAATCCTGGAGAGATTCACTGGGgtatgaaaatgtatacactcactactataagtcgctctggataagagagtctgctaaataaGTAAAATGGAGCTAAACCTGTTTTATGTAGAAAATGCATGAAAGTATTACAGATATACACTCACATGAGCCATACATTTAACCTATCACAGCTAATTCTCACGCTATCACAATGGTAATTTCTGTACTAATTAGGTAAGTTTAAGTGACCTCTTCTCTTGGAATAGAAATCCACAGGTGGAGTACATGCTCCACCATCCCATTTCCACAGTGGTGCCACCATGGGGATGATGGGAGGTGGTTGTGGATGATTGTGTCCATTCTTCACAGGGACACTGGTTGTGAGgaagatctcctccctctctgcagggaCACTAGCCTTTGGGACGATCCACTCCCTGTGCGCAGGGACGATGACCTTCAGGAGGATcaactccctctgtgcagggatgaggcctgatgctctgagGATCTTTTCCTTTCGCACAGTGACAGTAGTTTTTGGAAGaaacccctccctctgtgcaAGGACACTGTCTATGAGGAGGATGTCCTCCCTCTCttcagggatgaggcctgatgttcggaggatctcctccctctgcgcagtgatgctagctgctgggagaaccccctccctctgtgcaggtaCACTGGTTTTGGAGGATCCCCTTCCTCTCAGCAGAGACACTAGCCTTTGGGACAATCCCCTCCCTGTGCGCAGGGACGCTGGCCATTGGGACGATTCCCTTCCTCTGCGTAGTGACACTGGCCATCAGGAGGATCAACTCCTtttgtgcagggatgaggcctgatgctctgagGATCTTCCTCTGCGCAGCGATAGCAGATGCTggaagaatcccctccctctgtgacgggatgaggcctgatgctcggaagaTCTCCCTCTGCGCAAtgatgctagctgctgagagaatcccctccctctgtgacgggatgaggcctgatgctcggaggatcccctccctctgtgcagggacactggctgtttggaggatcccctccctctgtacagggaTAAGGCCTGATGttcggaggatctcctccctctgcgcagtgatgctagctgctgggagaaccccctccctctgtgcagggatgaggcctgatgctctgaggatcttcctctgcgcagtgatagaagatgctggaagaatcccctccctctgtgacgggatgaggcctgatgctcggaagatctcctccctctgcgcaaTGATGCTcgctgctgagagaatcccctccttctgtgacgggatgaggcctgatgctcggaggatcccctccctctgtgcagggatgaggcctgatgctcggggGATCTCTGTCTTCTTTGCAATGATTAGAGCTGCTgggagaaccccctccctctgtgcagggacactggctgtttggaggatcccctccctctgtgcagggacactggctgtttggaggatcccctccctctgtgcagggacactggctgtttggaggatcccctccctctgtacagggatgaggcctgatgttcggaggatctcctccctctgtgcagtgatgcaagctgctgagagaatcccctccctctgtgcagggacactggttgtttggaggatcccctccctctgtgcagggacactggctgtttggatgATCCCCTCCGTATGTGCAAgaacactggctgtttggagaaTACCTTTcctctgtacagggacactggctgtttggatgATCCCCTCCGTCTGTGCaaggacactggctgtttggagaataccctccctctgtgcagagacactggctgtttggagaaTACCTTTcctctgtacagggacactggctgtttggaggataccctccgtctgtgcagggacactggctgtttggaggataccctccctctgtgacgggatgaggcctgatgcttggaggatctcctccctctgcacagCAACTTCGGCTGCTGTGATGATCTGCAGGTATAATATAGAGCATATAGTCATTCCCTAAAAAATCAACCACTGGAATCTATAACATCAttgacacatacactgagtgcattaaacattaagaacaccttctctttctgtGACATAGACtaatcaggtgaaagctataatcccctATTGATGTTAATTGTTAAATATTCttctcagtgtagatgaaggggaggagacaggttaaagattgatttttagacaattgagacatggattgtgtatgtgtgtcattcagagggtgaatgggcaagaccaaagatttaagtccctttgaacagagtatggtagtaggtgccaggtgcaccggtttgtgtcaagaactgccatgctgttgggtttttcacgctcaacagtttcccctgagtatcaacaatggtccaccaccaagggggagggcaactcaataggaaggtgttcttaatgttttgttcactcagtgtagatcAATCCCTAGCATATACTTTCATTTGTATGTTTACtgatactgtaaatacacaaattatattaatgttatctacaatatattataataccgtaagcctccctgctgcaggggcatttccTCCTACAATTTTGAGCTGATTTTCTTCACTTTAgcaatattttgtatctttgttaattttcacatttattgtgtttGGAATGACACTGTTACTACAGAAGATGATGCTATCATAAAGTATTTGATGTAAGTATGTAGGATAATTACCCATAATGCTCACTGACTGAACATTCAAAATTACCATGGCAATTATTGACGCATTCACATGCCATCGGAAACTTGGAACCTCAGAGTTAAAATGAATGTAACTTATCAGTGTAGAGCTTCCTACTGGTTGATTCTGATACTTCACAAGTGGGTAACTTGAAATCATCATTCCATAACGAGTTCGCGAGTCAGAAATGTCAgaatttcctagttccgacttgaAGGGCCTTCTATGATGTAGGGCAGGTCACAGTAACCAAATTATTTTACTGTGCCCTGTCGCACACAGACTTTTATGGTCACACAAGTTGCCACCGGTGGATTCAAAATGAGTAGCCTAACAATTATTTACATGGCCCCAGGTACATTTGCAACCAAATTATTTTTCTGTGAGAAATCAATAATAGATGCACACATAGGGTAACAGTCAGCAATTGACAGTGAGCAATGAGCAAGATAAGCATAGACGGGAAGTTGACAATAGCTTATTATTAGTGTAAataaattgtatttctatggttgcagtcctcaaagattgaattgcattgaattgaaataatcagatccaatgatttACCGCCCGTAGGGTGGGGTACCGCTAGTCATTATTATAATCACCATCTCAatcattatcaccataccatcatAGACTTATTCTTCTGTATCTGAGACTCTTCTGACACTACCTTAGACATGGCAGTCTGCAACTCAATACACTGCCCCTGCATGGTGTTCAGCGTCCCCTGCATGTGTTTAATCGAATGCTTAACATCATTCAGCAGGATCTGAATCTCAAGCCTGCAAGAAATCAGGCGGTTCAACATACTGAGATGACGAGAGGCTTCAGACCATGCCCATTGGACCATCTTTAGGATTCTTTCTCACTTAACACCAATCTTATTAGAAATGTAACTTTGTGCAGAAGATGTTACTATAGTgttatttagaagaaaaaaagtgtACTTTGTCAGGCGCCAAAAGGATGACGGGATGTCTCCCTGCTCCAGTGAGCTCTGCTGGCAGGTCTTGCTCACTGTTGGAGGAACGGGAGCCAAATTAGAGGAAACATATCTATGGTTGTTCAGcaatgaaacattcatggcatAATGGGGATTGTCCTTCCCTGTGAAAAGAATAACAGCTGGGGTTTACTTTCTCACTTTTAGATAATGTAATACAATCTTTAAACCCATCAGAAGTGTAGTGCAGTCCTCCATGAAAATATTGGTCCATGTTATTTATGGCTGCATaatgttgaccactagttccaACTTGTGATGAGAAGGTCTTGATGAAACGATCAAGTCAACATTTTGTTAGACATTTCAGAGATAGCATTAACAATTGTACATGAGACAGTGCTTCCAGATATTGAGGTATCTTCCTTCTGagatatgtaaaaaaatatatatatatggtgtgtgtatgtaacggatgtgaaatggctagctagttagcgggtacgcgctagtagtgtttcaatcagttacgtcacttgctctgaaacctagaagtagtgttgccccttgctctgcaagggccgcggcttttgtggagcgatgggtaacgacgcttcgtgggtgtcagttgttgatgtgtgcagagggtccctggttcgcgcccgaggtcggggcgaggggacgtactaaagttatactgttacatgtactCACATGAAAGGTATCCATGATTCTAGATTAAGCCAATCGTGTACGTGATTACCATCCTATGGGTCAGCAATGGAATGATTGCTACACAGCTTTCAGAAGACTTTATGTCTTGAGCCTGGATGAATCATTGAAATACAAGTAATATTGTGAATTTGTGATGCATAATTGCCATTATAATTTGGAATATTCCATCAAAGTTATTTGTTTTGACAGTCAAAACAAGTCAATCTTACAATTAATCACTTGAATTGAGTAACTTGAGTTGACGGAAGTAGCAACTTTATATTCTGACCTAGACACTGACTTGTGCAATGCCTAATACATAATCTATGCATGTTATTGGCCATTGGACTGCTCAGTCAAAACAACAAACTTTTACGATTAATCACTTGACTGGAACGGAACTACTGTTCGGAACTAAAGCTATAGCTTGACGCATATCCTTACCTTGAACAAGCGTATCCAAAAGGCCTATCCAGTCGTGCTTGAAGATACCTTTAGGCGCAGTACGGGTTGAGACACGCTCGGTATTGTGAATCTGTAACACTGCTATAAAAGCACGTTTTCATTTATAATTTACATTGTAGAATGACCTGCAAGCCAATCAGAATCTAGTTTTAAACAATACCGTGGGTTCCATGGAACGTCACAAACATATTAGGCCACTTGCGTCACAGATTACAGTCACTGAACATGGGTTTAATAGCTATATTggctatatgtacagtatatgcacaTCGTATTGAATTGAGATTACATTTACTGCACCACTGTAATTATGTAGCCTAATCCTATGAGGATcatatgtgaaatgtcagaatcatGGCACATGAAAACATAATTAAATTGACTGCAGATTATAAAATTCACTGTGACACAATATCCATGTAATTTCAAttaaatgacgttgaaccaacgtggaataaacattgaattgatgtatgtgcccagtgggaagtgatTAATTCGAAATGattgaatacatacagtattacAAAGAAAGAGATACAAAAATTGCTTCGAAAAACTCTAATTTCCCTGGGCCACCCAAACGTAAAATGTATGTACGGATTACTGTACATCGTTTTGGATGAAATCTCTGACTCGCACATATGTACAATCTCGCGATGTTTATTTCTGGCGCTTTCACGTTTGCGGGATTTTGTGAAGTAAATGATGCGCAGGAGTGCGCCATGAAATCAGTGACATGGTCAAGATTGCGCAATGGGAGGGTGTAACATTTCTAGCTGAGGAACAATTTTGGGGGTTTTCTCACAAAGTTTATAGTTTTAGACTGCAGTTGCAATTTGGTTTTTTCACAAAAAATGATATCTAACCATACAATTAATAATTTTGTAATTAATCAAACCATTGACATATATTTTTGACTATTTCCAACGAACAAGCTAGCTATCGAAAAGTGTCAGCGTGTGTAGTTAAATTAGCCTGCTAACGTCTTCATAGCTAGTAGCGTGTAATCAAGACATGACCAAACTGTTGCTGAGATAGTGGATGTTGAAACTTCCAAGGAGGAAAAAAGGCATTGTTGAAACTCACTCATATGCTTGCGGTGTAAAAAAGGGGGGTGAATGCGATTCATACCCGAATACCCCAACCAAGAGCAGCTTCCAAAGAAGCTGAGAAGTGAACCATCAATGAGCCAGCTACAGGAAGGACATCGTTCGCATCCTCACGGCTAAAATCAAAGAGAGCGCAGATGACATCATGAATTTGGTGTAAAAGAACACAATCAGTATCGTTAACCTGAGGAAATCGATTGATTTCAGTGCTGACGAAGTAAAAACTCTGAAGCAGCAGAACGCAACATTGAACATTCAGGTTGCAAAGCAGGAGAAGAAACTCACTGAAATGGAGTCAAAGGTAAACGAGAATTACCGGTATAGTCGGAGATGGAGTCTTCGAATTTATGGAATAGCAGAAAAATCTGACGAGAACATCAAAGCAAGAGTGAAGGACATTTGCAGGTCAATAGTCCCGGAGGAGGAGCGTTAGGTACAGCAAATGTAGTGATGTAGTGCACCGCCTGGGTAGGCTAAGAGATGGGGAAAACAACCAGCCACCACGACCAGTGATCATGAGATTCATCTTCCGGACAGCGAGGGATATGACATGGAAAAGTGCAAAGAAAAATGACTATTTTAAAGAAgaacaacctgaggttcaaggaggatcTGACAGCATTTGACAAAGAAGCTCTGAATCGTCTGTGGCCGATAATTGAGAGAGCAAGGAAGGAAGGGAAAAGTGCATACTTTGCGGGAGCTAAGGCTTTTGGTAATGGAAGGGAAATTCACGCTGACGCCTAGTTTGTTGACTGCTGGACTTGTCAAGTGAGTTGTGCAGGACTGAGTTTTATTTGCTAATTTGATAAAACTAGATATTTCTTGAGGAAAGAGCATTGTTTGTGTGAGCcaaacttttttttatatatatatatttttttatggcaGGGAAATTCGCACTGACACTTAATGTTAGCTTGATGGCTATTCGTTTTTACCAATCTATGGTACAATGTTATTTGCaattgtataaatatatataatttagatCAACCACTTGCGTGGTGCAAAGGTATGTTTTTGTTTGCAACTAGTAAGACCTTTTCTTTTTATGAGCGTATACAAGTTTAATATTCTTCATATAGTCACTGTGATAGTAAATGTCCATTTCTGTTTTTCCTATTAATGCCAGGGGAATCTGTACTTTTTTTAAAGGGAGatctttatttttgtattgtaagGGTTTCATTCAAGAAACTCATGCCTGTTGCACAGATACTGCGTTTTGGAAGTGTCAATGGTGATGATATGAATGATATTTGGTTTTCATTTGGTACTAATCGGTCAGCAGGTGTCCCTATTTTAAAAGGCAACTTTAAGGCTCATATATTGAGTCATGAAGCAGATAATAAAGGGAGATGGTTGACATCTACCAATAGTATAATCCATGTTCAATTCATTGTTGTAAATACTTATGCTTCCAATAACAAGTCAAGTAACTGTATTTTATTTGGAGACATTGAGAGGAAAATAAGTAAAATTATGTCTAAATTTCCATTGGCCAAAGTAATATGGGGTGGAGATTTTAATACAGTATTACATGATAATCTAGATAGATGGCCTCCTAAGGATAGCAATTCTGTTTGTGAGATAAGGAATA
Proteins encoded:
- the LOC120036470 gene encoding protein transport protein Sec16A-like, which encodes MMSITKPEHSKANPQCQTGSRPVAEPETPAVHNNSGGWLSWVFGSGRVNKKEVHLPEDKDRSIVWDPTLHRWVNKTEPKAENKCVPPPPPMGTYGYQGNTGSVPKGVNPYSMKAGEYCFRIHVV